In Syntrophales bacterium, a single window of DNA contains:
- a CDS encoding adenylate kinase — translation MNILIFGPNGSGKGTQGAIVQKRYGAPHIETGVIFRNNISGGTELGKKAKTYIDRGELVPDSITVPMLLARLKEDDCKNGWLLDGFPRNLAQAEALWKALEEEKMKLDYVIEIVLDRDTAKKRIMGRRLCATDNNHPNNIYIDAIKPAEKDGKMVCRVCGCEELLARADDQDEVAIDKRHNIYYDTKTGTMAAINYFKEKVKVIEVDGLPGVREVSEDLLRKLA, via the coding sequence GTGAATATTTTAATTTTCGGACCTAACGGAAGTGGCAAAGGTACGCAGGGAGCGATTGTGCAAAAAAGGTATGGGGCGCCCCATATAGAAACAGGCGTGATCTTCAGAAATAATATCTCCGGAGGAACCGAGCTGGGAAAGAAGGCAAAGACCTATATTGACCGGGGAGAACTGGTTCCCGACAGTATTACCGTTCCCATGCTCTTGGCCCGCCTTAAAGAAGATGACTGCAAAAACGGATGGCTTTTAGACGGCTTTCCAAGGAATCTGGCTCAGGCAGAGGCGCTTTGGAAGGCTCTCGAAGAAGAGAAGATGAAGCTCGACTATGTGATTGAGATTGTCCTTGACAGGGATACCGCCAAGAAAAGGATTATGGGAAGAAGACTGTGTGCCACTGACAATAACCATCCCAACAATATCTATATTGATGCCATCAAGCCGGCCGAGAAGGATGGAAAGATGGTATGCCGGGTTTGTGGTTGTGAAGAGCTTTTGGCCCGCGCTGATGACCAGGATGAGGTTGCCATTGATAAGAGGCATAATATCTATTACGACACAAAAACAGGAACGATGGCGGCGATAAATTACTTCAAGGAAAAGGTAAAGGTAATCGAGGTGGATGGTCTGCCGGGTGTCAGAGAAGTCTCTGAGGATCTCCTCCGGAAATTGGCGTAA